A window of Mangifera indica cultivar Alphonso chromosome 13, CATAS_Mindica_2.1, whole genome shotgun sequence contains these coding sequences:
- the LOC123194805 gene encoding uncharacterized protein LOC123194805 isoform X1: protein MMVENNSFDLWKNDSFFSAAEEVQESTDRMESAYRLWIRERRERLNREDLDELCRELQTALGTAKWQLEEFERAVRLSYSHRCNDNASARHRQFIAAIENQILHVEAALRESFSEEGKQPLQWINLDEEERDDLAMFLSGNSPTFSSVKDECNRSRSPVNNSHLKNSHQRRDARLNFNVISPGQNCDELEVLKDAGSINKNSECVIEVKDESPGTSNDIICKADRGIGARRTCSSPKFSALKIVIADEGGGNNKVTQSVEATPKEKGFKPVFWKQSCVENPQARGVVNVFNQLFVGVQRKRQNTVLLPFNRSVRLMLVLMLTVFLVGNGAIHEIGNAWGQRMLVIPQSCPVLL, encoded by the exons ATGATGGTGGAAAATAATAGCTTTGATTTATGGAAAAACGACTCTTTTTTTTCTGCAGCTGAGGAGGTTCAAGAATCAACTGATAG AATGGAATCAGCATACAGGTTGTGGataagagaaaggagagagcgCCTAAACCGAGAGGATTTAGATGAACTCTGTAGGGAGCTCCAAACGGCTTTAGGTACTGCTAAATGGCAG TTGGAAGAATTTGAAAGGGCTGTCAGGTTGAGTTATAGCCATCGTTGCAATGATAATGCATCAGCTAGGCATAGACAATTCATTGCTGCCATTGAGAACCAAATTTTGCATGTTGAAGCAGCATTAAGAGAATCTTTTAGTGAGGAAGGGAAGCAACCCCTTCAGTGGATAAACTTGGATGAGGAAGAACGTGATGATTTAGCCATGTTTCTCTCTGGAAATTCCCCAACCTTTTCTTCTGTGAAAGATGAATGCAACAGGTCCAGATCTCCTGTGAATAACTCACATCTAAAGAACAGCCACCAAAGAAGAGATGCAAGACTTAACTTTAATGTTATCTCCCCTGGACAGAATTGTGATGAATTAGAAGTTTTAAAAGATGCTGGcagtattaataaaaatagtgaGTGTGTCATAGAAGTAAAAGATGAATCTCCTGGAACAAGCAATGACATAATCTGTAAAGCAGATAGAGGAATTGGTGCTAGGAGAACATGCAGTTCGCCAAAGTTCAGTGCATTGAAGATTGTAATTGCTGATGAAGGTGGAGGAAATAACAAAGTGACGCAATCTGTGGAGGCAACACCTAAGGAAAAAGGTTTCAAACCTGTTTTTTGGAAGCAGAGTTGTGTGGAGAATCCACAGGCAAGGGGAGTCGTTAATGTGTTCAATCAG CTTTTTGTTGGGGTTCAAAGAAAGCGGCAAAATACTGTGCTTCTGCCATTTAACCGTTCTGTTCGACTTATGCTTGTGTTGATGCTAACAGTTTTCTTGGTTG
- the LOC123194805 gene encoding uncharacterized protein LOC123194805 isoform X3 gives MMVENNSFDLWKNDSFFSAAEEVQESTDRMESAYRLWIRERRERLNREDLDELCRELQTALGTAKWQLEEFERAVRLSYSHRCNDNASARHRQFIAAIENQILHVEAALRESFSEEGKQPLQWINLDEEERDDLAMFLSGNSPTFSSVKDECNRSRSPVNNSHLKNSHQRRDARLNFNVISPGQNCDELEVLKDAGSINKNSECVIEVKDESPGTSNDIICKADRGIGARRTCSSPKFSALKIVIADEGGGNNKVTQSVEATPKEKGFKPVFWKQSCVENPQARGVVNVFNQLFVGVQRKRQNTVLLPFNRSVRLMLVLMLTVFLVVPFVLYST, from the exons ATGATGGTGGAAAATAATAGCTTTGATTTATGGAAAAACGACTCTTTTTTTTCTGCAGCTGAGGAGGTTCAAGAATCAACTGATAG AATGGAATCAGCATACAGGTTGTGGataagagaaaggagagagcgCCTAAACCGAGAGGATTTAGATGAACTCTGTAGGGAGCTCCAAACGGCTTTAGGTACTGCTAAATGGCAG TTGGAAGAATTTGAAAGGGCTGTCAGGTTGAGTTATAGCCATCGTTGCAATGATAATGCATCAGCTAGGCATAGACAATTCATTGCTGCCATTGAGAACCAAATTTTGCATGTTGAAGCAGCATTAAGAGAATCTTTTAGTGAGGAAGGGAAGCAACCCCTTCAGTGGATAAACTTGGATGAGGAAGAACGTGATGATTTAGCCATGTTTCTCTCTGGAAATTCCCCAACCTTTTCTTCTGTGAAAGATGAATGCAACAGGTCCAGATCTCCTGTGAATAACTCACATCTAAAGAACAGCCACCAAAGAAGAGATGCAAGACTTAACTTTAATGTTATCTCCCCTGGACAGAATTGTGATGAATTAGAAGTTTTAAAAGATGCTGGcagtattaataaaaatagtgaGTGTGTCATAGAAGTAAAAGATGAATCTCCTGGAACAAGCAATGACATAATCTGTAAAGCAGATAGAGGAATTGGTGCTAGGAGAACATGCAGTTCGCCAAAGTTCAGTGCATTGAAGATTGTAATTGCTGATGAAGGTGGAGGAAATAACAAAGTGACGCAATCTGTGGAGGCAACACCTAAGGAAAAAGGTTTCAAACCTGTTTTTTGGAAGCAGAGTTGTGTGGAGAATCCACAGGCAAGGGGAGTCGTTAATGTGTTCAATCAG CTTTTTGTTGGGGTTCAAAGAAAGCGGCAAAATACTGTGCTTCTGCCATTTAACCGTTCTGTTCGACTTATGCTTGTGTTGATGCTAACAGTTTTCTTGGTTG
- the LOC123194805 gene encoding uncharacterized protein LOC123194805 isoform X2, whose product MMVENNSFDLWKNDSFFSAAEEVQESTDRMESAYRLWIRERRERLNREDLDELCRELQTALGTAKWQLEEFERAVRLSYSHRCNDNASARHRQFIAAIENQILHVEAALRESFSEEGKQPLQWINLDEEERDDLAMFLSGNSPTFSSVKDECNRSRSPVNNSHLKNSHQRRDARLNFNVISPGQNCDELEVLKDAGSINKNSECVIEVKDESPGTSNDIICKADRGIGARRTCSSPKFSALKIVIADEGGGNNKVTQSVEATPKEKGFKPVFWKQSCVENPQARGVVNVFNQLFVGVQRKRQNTVLLPFNRSVRLMLVLMLTVFLCRLCFIQHENKS is encoded by the exons ATGATGGTGGAAAATAATAGCTTTGATTTATGGAAAAACGACTCTTTTTTTTCTGCAGCTGAGGAGGTTCAAGAATCAACTGATAG AATGGAATCAGCATACAGGTTGTGGataagagaaaggagagagcgCCTAAACCGAGAGGATTTAGATGAACTCTGTAGGGAGCTCCAAACGGCTTTAGGTACTGCTAAATGGCAG TTGGAAGAATTTGAAAGGGCTGTCAGGTTGAGTTATAGCCATCGTTGCAATGATAATGCATCAGCTAGGCATAGACAATTCATTGCTGCCATTGAGAACCAAATTTTGCATGTTGAAGCAGCATTAAGAGAATCTTTTAGTGAGGAAGGGAAGCAACCCCTTCAGTGGATAAACTTGGATGAGGAAGAACGTGATGATTTAGCCATGTTTCTCTCTGGAAATTCCCCAACCTTTTCTTCTGTGAAAGATGAATGCAACAGGTCCAGATCTCCTGTGAATAACTCACATCTAAAGAACAGCCACCAAAGAAGAGATGCAAGACTTAACTTTAATGTTATCTCCCCTGGACAGAATTGTGATGAATTAGAAGTTTTAAAAGATGCTGGcagtattaataaaaatagtgaGTGTGTCATAGAAGTAAAAGATGAATCTCCTGGAACAAGCAATGACATAATCTGTAAAGCAGATAGAGGAATTGGTGCTAGGAGAACATGCAGTTCGCCAAAGTTCAGTGCATTGAAGATTGTAATTGCTGATGAAGGTGGAGGAAATAACAAAGTGACGCAATCTGTGGAGGCAACACCTAAGGAAAAAGGTTTCAAACCTGTTTTTTGGAAGCAGAGTTGTGTGGAGAATCCACAGGCAAGGGGAGTCGTTAATGTGTTCAATCAG CTTTTTGTTGGGGTTCAAAGAAAGCGGCAAAATACTGTGCTTCTGCCATTTAACCGTTCTGTTCGACTTATGCTTGTGTTGATGCTAACAGTTTTCTTG